From Terriglobia bacterium, one genomic window encodes:
- a CDS encoding sulfatase-like hydrolase/transferase produces the protein MTRRLIIPLGAGLWLKADSRHGRTGWRIAPLCAGFCFLGLLAFTSCNSSHKTQSEAPVKLRPLNVVVVTIDTLRPDHLHCYGYQDIKTPTLDALAERGVLFEQAVAQAPLTLPSHASIFTGEYPTRHHVRDTGGFVLPASSVTLAKILQQQGWDTAAFVGSAVLKKRFGFNLGFDVYDDQMPTPGPSQQFLEDPERRAGVVVDHAIHWLNSQSGKPFFLWIHVYDPHLPYEPPSPFREQYRAHPYDGEIAYVDQQLGRLIDVLGKKDPRNTIIAVLSDHGESLGDHGEYTHGVFVYDSTLRIVFMMSGPGIPAGMRIKQQVRSIDFLPTLLELMGGKAPDRVQGTSLAPAFSGKLVSTGISYAETLYPKINMGWAELRAIRTDHWKYIRAPKPELYDLSRDPGETTNVLQQHPVQVARFQSILNGVISAEGHGTTEKVEMKLINKQTEEELFSLGYLSGYSPRTYELTSQGIDPKDRTHVLKLIYEAENPTSNTPEARRLELERQALAEDPTNPSIYYQLGGRYQKEGRPKDALKVYETALAKGIESGQLHSHIATLLLREGKKDAAIVEYQKATKYNPADTESLANLATAYLQSGRLDDAERAFKGLLTIDADNATGQNGLGLIAIQRREPQAARGYFERAVQLDPDLLEAQVNLGLIYEMQGDRKRARACFEAFLAKASPAQYASVIPKVRHELASLGQKEP, from the coding sequence ATGACGCGCCGGTTGATCATCCCTCTCGGCGCAGGGCTGTGGCTTAAGGCTGACTCCCGGCATGGCCGGACCGGCTGGCGGATTGCGCCCCTGTGCGCGGGTTTTTGTTTCCTGGGCCTGCTGGCGTTTACCTCCTGCAACTCCTCGCATAAAACTCAGAGCGAAGCGCCAGTCAAGTTGCGGCCGCTCAATGTGGTGGTGGTCACCATCGACACTCTGCGGCCAGACCATCTGCACTGTTATGGATACCAGGATATCAAAACGCCGACGCTCGACGCGCTGGCTGAGCGCGGGGTGCTGTTTGAGCAGGCTGTGGCGCAGGCCCCGCTGACCCTGCCGTCCCATGCCAGCATCTTCACGGGCGAGTATCCCACCCGGCACCACGTTCGTGACACGGGCGGTTTCGTGCTCCCGGCGTCCTCCGTTACCCTGGCGAAAATCCTGCAGCAGCAGGGATGGGACACGGCGGCGTTTGTGGGCTCAGCCGTCCTCAAGAAGAGGTTTGGATTCAATCTGGGTTTTGATGTTTACGACGACCAGATGCCCACGCCGGGGCCTTCCCAGCAATTTCTGGAAGACCCGGAGCGGCGTGCCGGGGTGGTTGTTGACCACGCCATTCACTGGCTGAACTCGCAGTCGGGAAAGCCGTTTTTCCTCTGGATACACGTGTACGATCCGCATCTTCCCTACGAACCGCCCAGCCCTTTCCGGGAACAGTATCGGGCGCATCCCTATGACGGCGAGATCGCCTATGTGGACCAGCAGCTTGGCCGGTTGATCGACGTTCTGGGAAAGAAGGACCCCCGTAACACGATCATTGCCGTTCTCTCCGATCATGGAGAAAGCCTAGGCGACCACGGCGAGTACACGCACGGGGTTTTTGTTTACGATTCAACCTTGCGGATCGTCTTTATGATGTCGGGACCAGGAATCCCCGCCGGAATGCGCATCAAGCAGCAGGTGAGAAGCATCGATTTTCTGCCCACGTTGCTCGAGCTGATGGGCGGGAAAGCGCCGGACCGGGTGCAGGGCACAAGCCTGGCGCCGGCATTCTCGGGCAAGCTGGTTTCCACTGGGATTTCCTACGCGGAGACGCTTTATCCCAAAATCAATATGGGCTGGGCGGAGCTTCGCGCGATTCGAACAGACCACTGGAAGTACATCCGCGCCCCGAAGCCGGAGCTCTATGATCTGTCCCGCGATCCCGGCGAGACGACAAATGTGCTTCAGCAGCATCCGGTGCAGGTTGCAAGGTTCCAATCGATTTTGAATGGAGTGATCTCAGCCGAAGGCCACGGGACGACGGAAAAAGTGGAAATGAAGTTGATTAACAAGCAGACGGAGGAGGAACTGTTCTCGCTGGGGTATCTTTCGGGATACTCACCCAGAACGTATGAGTTGACGAGCCAGGGCATTGATCCCAAGGACCGAACGCACGTTCTGAAACTGATTTACGAGGCCGAGAACCCGACGTCAAACACGCCCGAGGCGCGCCGCCTCGAACTGGAACGCCAGGCGCTCGCTGAGGACCCCACGAATCCCTCGATCTACTACCAGCTTGGAGGGCGATACCAGAAGGAGGGCCGGCCCAAGGATGCGTTGAAAGTCTACGAGACGGCGCTCGCGAAGGGCATTGAGAGCGGGCAACTGCACTCACACATCGCCACCTTGCTGCTTCGCGAAGGGAAGAAGGACGCAGCCATCGTCGAATATCAGAAAGCAACGAAATACAATCCCGCCGACACGGAGAGCCTGGCCAACCTGGCCACAGCCTACCTGCAATCGGGCAGGCTTGATGACGCTGAGCGCGCGTTCAAAGGACTTCTGACAATCGATGCCGACAATGCCACGGGGCAAAATGGCCTGGGCCTGATCGCCATTCAACGCCGGGAGCCTCAAGCGGCGCGCGGGTATTTCGAGCGCGCTGTCCAGCTTGACCCTGACCTGCTGGAGGCGCAGGTGAACCTGGGCCTGATTTACGAGATGCAGGGCGATCGCAAGCGGGCGCGGGCGTGCTTTGAAGCCTTCCTCGCCAAAGCCTCACCCGCGCAGTACGCCAGCGTGATCCCGAAGGTGCGCCACGAGCTGGCGTCCCTTGGGCAAAAGGAGCCATGA
- a CDS encoding tetratricopeptide repeat protein, with translation MNYLLLILLLQAAAPGPTTGQLNLDTTCDTVHSLALRQSAQAALDKNQYEIAARDFSEALRECPAQPEIVIELSQAQAHLRQFDVAISSLEAYLKQQPGSVPAQVALANVYFMAQRLAEAKREAEGVLSKDPRNLAAMEIEANAEYLLGNVPAAENRLIDLLDRYPNDEDGAYMLGRIYYQEGRLDQAVGLFERVLKVNPRSYKAYDNLGLCYEASGQDEKAERYFWAAIKLVDEQHLNDDWLLGNLAELYLKQGDAQKAFALASQAADRNPYSARNFYLGGKALCDLGKTDLCLNWLQRSSALDPNYPEPLFLLAHVYEKLGQEVKAKESLEKFREAKAKQPSQRK, from the coding sequence ATGAATTATCTCCTGCTCATCCTGCTGTTGCAGGCTGCGGCCCCCGGACCCACAACGGGACAGCTCAATCTGGACACCACCTGCGACACTGTCCACAGCCTGGCGCTCCGGCAAAGCGCGCAAGCCGCTCTCGACAAAAATCAGTATGAAATCGCGGCGCGGGATTTTTCCGAGGCGCTTCGTGAGTGTCCCGCGCAGCCCGAGATTGTCATCGAGCTCTCGCAGGCGCAAGCGCATCTGCGGCAGTTTGACGTGGCAATCAGCTCGCTCGAGGCCTATCTGAAGCAGCAGCCGGGATCGGTTCCCGCCCAGGTCGCGCTGGCCAACGTATATTTCATGGCGCAACGCCTCGCAGAGGCGAAACGGGAAGCGGAAGGCGTGCTAAGCAAAGATCCCCGGAACCTCGCCGCGATGGAAATCGAAGCCAATGCAGAATATCTTCTCGGCAATGTGCCTGCCGCGGAGAATCGCCTGATCGATCTGCTCGACCGGTACCCCAACGATGAGGATGGCGCCTACATGCTGGGCCGGATTTATTATCAGGAAGGCCGGCTGGACCAGGCCGTCGGCCTGTTCGAGCGGGTGCTGAAGGTCAATCCGCGGTCGTATAAGGCCTATGACAACCTCGGCCTGTGCTATGAGGCCAGCGGGCAGGATGAGAAAGCCGAGCGCTACTTTTGGGCGGCCATCAAGCTCGTGGATGAGCAACACTTGAACGATGATTGGCTCCTGGGGAACCTGGCCGAGCTTTACCTGAAACAAGGCGACGCCCAGAAGGCCTTTGCGCTGGCCTCCCAAGCGGCTGACCGCAACCCTTACTCGGCCCGCAACTTCTATCTGGGCGGAAAAGCGCTTTGCGATCTCGGCAAAACGGACTTGTGTCTCAACTGGCTGCAGCGCTCTTCGGCGCTTGATCCAAACTATCCGGAACCGCTCTTCCTGCTGGCCCACGTTTATGAAAAACTGGGTCAAGAGGTGAAAGCGAAGGAGAGCCTGGAAAAGTTCCGCGAGGCAAAGGCTAAGCAGCCGAGCCAGCGCAAATAG
- a CDS encoding tetratricopeptide repeat protein, with translation MATFSWRVCAGLLCAATLWAQVAPPPEALSRARDLVIAGKPEQAAAIYQELVRKFPNHPGLRVDLCVAQYKAGRYKDSAEEAKAALKLRPKLPAANLFLGASYLQLGEFASAIPPLQKALAEQPADRNARLALAEALSGARRYEEAAEQFQRLAEIIPDNPRVWYGLGQCYEKLSEQTNGQSEHYRELARQAYNRLEQLPRSPEMYIHAAELREKNSEWVEAATQWREALALEPHDERARAGLAWALFRARDYASALEVIAEMRKDGIDSAVLNFLTGGCWLNLQQPEKSIPYLEKAIAADSGFLPAKAALGQALLQTGKAREAIPLLRAALSADDDGTIHFQLYRAYAMAGEAGAAKQALSDYEEFKKGPSQASTVSGGPYR, from the coding sequence ATGGCCACATTTTCCTGGCGGGTCTGCGCAGGATTACTGTGCGCGGCAACCCTCTGGGCCCAGGTTGCTCCGCCTCCGGAGGCATTAAGCCGCGCAAGAGACTTGGTGATTGCAGGAAAACCCGAGCAGGCCGCGGCCATCTATCAGGAACTGGTTCGAAAGTTTCCCAACCATCCGGGCCTTCGCGTTGACCTTTGCGTCGCCCAGTACAAGGCCGGGCGCTACAAGGATTCGGCGGAGGAGGCAAAGGCAGCGCTCAAGCTTCGGCCGAAATTGCCCGCCGCCAATCTGTTTCTGGGCGCCAGTTATCTCCAACTGGGTGAATTCGCCTCTGCCATCCCGCCCCTTCAGAAGGCGTTGGCAGAGCAACCCGCTGACCGCAATGCGCGGCTCGCACTGGCAGAAGCGCTCTCGGGCGCGCGGCGGTACGAAGAGGCCGCCGAACAGTTCCAGAGACTTGCCGAAATCATTCCCGACAATCCCAGGGTCTGGTATGGCCTGGGCCAGTGCTACGAAAAGCTTTCCGAGCAGACGAACGGACAGAGCGAACATTACCGGGAATTGGCCCGGCAGGCTTACAACCGGCTGGAACAACTGCCTCGCTCGCCCGAAATGTATATCCACGCTGCTGAATTGCGCGAGAAGAACTCGGAGTGGGTGGAAGCGGCAACACAGTGGCGCGAGGCGCTGGCGCTCGAGCCGCACGATGAGCGGGCGCGGGCGGGCCTGGCCTGGGCGCTCTTTCGAGCGCGTGACTACGCATCGGCGCTGGAGGTGATTGCAGAAATGCGGAAGGACGGCATCGATTCCGCCGTGTTGAACTTTCTAACGGGAGGATGCTGGCTTAACTTGCAGCAGCCGGAGAAAAGCATTCCATATCTGGAGAAAGCCATCGCCGCCGACTCCGGTTTCCTGCCTGCCAAGGCCGCGCTCGGCCAGGCGCTGCTGCAGACCGGCAAAGCCCGGGAGGCGATTCCGTTGCTTCGAGCCGCGCTTTCCGCCGACGACGATGGGACCATCCACTTCCAGCTTTACCGCGCTTACGCGATGGCGGGCGAGGCCGGGGCAGCGAAGCAGGCACTTTCGGATTACGAGGAGTTTAAGAAAGGGCCGTCCCAGGCCTCGACTGTGAGTGGCGGCCCCTACCGTTGA
- a CDS encoding CRTAC1 family protein, whose protein sequence is MKSWTRRDLLKTGLLVPAVAAAAHGATAHEKPAMDRQETAPAPVRFQNVTAASGVQFVLENNPTPSKHLVETMAGGVAAFDYDGDGLTDIYFTNGAAWPSLEKTSPKYWNRLYRNLGGFHFQDVTEKAGVAGAGYSMGAAAADYDNDGHVDLFVTGVGRNILYHNRGDGTFEDVTAQAGIKSSPWSIGAAWFDYDNDGRLDLFVVSYLKWSPASEPFCGDASRQLRVYCHPRAFEGLSNTLYHNEGNGKFKDVSQESGIAAYIGKGMGVAIGDYDGDGLMDIFVTNDKMRNFLFHNLGHGKFEEVGMQAGVALLDTGNPVSGMGADFRDYDNDGLPDIAFSALAGETFPLYRNLGHGAFEDVTYSSSMALASRVYSGFGLGMFDFNNDGWKDLFTANAHVNDRVELYEATQYKLHNAIFLNRGDGTFQDASQTAGPDFLTPRAHRGAAFADFNNDGRIDAVVTSLGEAPELWKNVTPGENSWLILKLEGVRSNRDGIGAEIHVDGQFNHMTSAMSYASSSNFGVHFGTGKLKGAKKIEIRWPSGTRQVLTNVPTNQVLRVREPSLR, encoded by the coding sequence ATGAAAAGCTGGACACGCCGTGATTTGTTAAAGACCGGCCTGCTTGTGCCAGCGGTAGCAGCGGCGGCGCATGGAGCTACTGCTCACGAAAAGCCTGCAATGGACAGGCAAGAAACTGCTCCCGCGCCTGTTCGTTTCCAGAATGTTACGGCCGCGTCGGGCGTGCAATTCGTGCTGGAAAACAATCCGACTCCGAGCAAGCACCTGGTCGAAACCATGGCTGGGGGCGTGGCGGCGTTCGATTACGACGGCGACGGGCTGACGGATATCTACTTCACCAACGGGGCGGCTTGGCCGTCTCTCGAGAAGACTTCGCCCAAATACTGGAACCGGCTATACCGGAACCTGGGTGGGTTTCATTTTCAAGATGTGACTGAAAAGGCGGGAGTCGCCGGCGCAGGATACTCCATGGGCGCCGCCGCGGCCGATTACGACAACGACGGCCATGTCGATCTCTTCGTGACGGGGGTCGGCAGGAACATTCTTTATCACAATCGCGGTGACGGGACGTTCGAAGACGTGACCGCACAGGCGGGAATCAAAAGCAGTCCCTGGTCGATTGGCGCCGCCTGGTTTGACTACGATAATGACGGGCGATTGGACCTCTTCGTGGTCAGTTACCTGAAATGGTCGCCGGCGTCAGAACCCTTCTGCGGCGATGCGTCCCGCCAACTGCGCGTCTACTGCCACCCTCGCGCCTTCGAAGGCCTCTCCAATACCCTTTACCACAATGAGGGAAATGGGAAGTTCAAGGACGTTTCGCAGGAGTCCGGCATCGCTGCGTATATCGGCAAGGGAATGGGCGTCGCCATTGGCGACTATGATGGTGACGGTCTCATGGACATTTTCGTCACCAACGACAAGATGCGGAATTTCCTTTTCCACAACCTCGGGCACGGCAAGTTTGAAGAGGTGGGTATGCAGGCGGGCGTTGCTTTGCTTGACACCGGCAATCCCGTGTCAGGGATGGGCGCGGATTTCCGGGACTACGATAACGACGGGCTGCCGGACATTGCTTTCTCGGCGCTTGCAGGCGAGACCTTCCCTCTCTACCGAAATCTGGGGCACGGAGCGTTCGAAGATGTGACCTACTCGAGTAGCATGGCGCTGGCCAGCAGGGTTTACAGCGGGTTTGGACTTGGGATGTTTGATTTTAACAATGACGGCTGGAAAGACCTTTTCACCGCCAACGCTCACGTGAACGATCGGGTGGAGCTCTACGAAGCGACCCAATACAAGCTGCACAACGCCATCTTCCTGAACCGGGGCGACGGAACTTTTCAGGACGCTTCCCAGACCGCCGGACCGGATTTCCTCACGCCGCGGGCGCACCGGGGCGCCGCCTTTGCCGATTTCAACAATGATGGCAGGATTGACGCCGTCGTCACCTCGTTGGGCGAGGCCCCCGAGTTATGGAAAAACGTTACGCCCGGTGAAAATTCCTGGCTGATCTTGAAGCTCGAGGGCGTCCGGAGTAATCGCGACGGAATCGGCGCGGAAATCCATGTGGACGGCCAGTTCAATCACATGACCTCCGCCATGAGCTATGCATCTTCCAGCAACTTCGGCGTCCATTTTGGGACCGGTAAGCTGAAAGGCGCGAAGAAAATCGAAATTCGGTGGCCCAGCGGGACGAGGCAGGTGCTCACCAATGTTCCTACGAATCAGGTGCTGCGCGTTCGCGAACCGTCGTTGCGCTGA
- a CDS encoding DUF4091 domain-containing protein: protein MTSRSRAIFLFSFAAVLLLLSCGPGTGSHGLKAWFVDSLVKIFPGDAVGASQLASAEFMAARNQHINIQIALRSTRAFTGLTASLDPPEDTTGHAIAASNFSLRQVGYVVVGSHTQGPPADELVGTAPGWYPDPLLALPLNLEADRTHSIWVEIHVPPDTPAGDYRGAIDLSAGQAALAHLPFHLKVVAATVPQKQTLNVTNWFTLDGQSTQQFFGVPAFSDGWWKLVGNVAQVFAEHRQNVVITPLMVLVQPKWARGKMNYDFSNFDRWVETFQSAGALRYIEGSHLLTRPYYTAPLGVEVFAYEGGKIVTKTLPPDSPEVRRFLADFLTALDKHLESKGWKTIYLQHVLDEAHGDEIPYYGKIATLVRRYLPGVETIDAIDAQQIPEIVRSDCDIWVPQLGRFDNAVDLLEQRIKSGHPVWYYTCLYPRGRYTNRLMDFPLIKTRLLPWLDFRYNFTGFLHWGGNYWTPDPILDTQPVIDNNTELLPSGDAFIYYPNRKQLTFDSSIRMESFLAGIEDYELLQQLKATNPSEANRLASTAMSSFTDYVRDAAAFRKIESDLLTAASQP from the coding sequence ATGACGTCACGATCGCGCGCAATTTTTCTCTTCAGCTTTGCAGCGGTTTTACTCCTGCTTTCCTGTGGCCCGGGGACGGGCTCGCATGGCCTCAAAGCCTGGTTTGTGGACTCACTGGTCAAGATATTTCCAGGCGACGCTGTTGGCGCCAGCCAACTGGCATCGGCAGAATTCATGGCGGCCCGCAATCAGCACATCAACATCCAGATTGCGCTTCGTTCGACGAGGGCGTTCACCGGCCTGACAGCGAGCCTCGATCCGCCCGAGGACACAACAGGCCACGCGATTGCCGCGTCCAACTTCAGCCTGCGGCAGGTTGGTTACGTGGTGGTCGGCTCTCACACCCAGGGCCCGCCCGCCGATGAACTGGTGGGCACGGCGCCCGGCTGGTATCCCGATCCACTGCTCGCGCTTCCGCTTAACCTTGAAGCGGACCGTACTCATTCCATCTGGGTCGAAATTCACGTACCGCCCGATACCCCGGCGGGCGATTACCGCGGCGCCATCGATCTCAGCGCCGGCCAGGCGGCCCTGGCGCACCTCCCCTTCCATCTGAAGGTCGTGGCGGCAACCGTTCCCCAAAAGCAGACGCTTAACGTCACCAACTGGTTCACACTCGACGGCCAGAGCACCCAGCAGTTCTTCGGCGTGCCCGCTTTTTCTGACGGCTGGTGGAAGCTGGTGGGCAATGTGGCCCAGGTGTTTGCGGAGCATCGCCAGAATGTGGTGATTACTCCGCTGATGGTGCTGGTGCAGCCCAAATGGGCGCGCGGGAAAATGAATTACGACTTCAGCAACTTTGATCGCTGGGTGGAAACCTTCCAGTCCGCGGGCGCTCTGCGATACATCGAAGGCAGCCACCTGCTGACCCGGCCCTACTACACGGCGCCGCTCGGCGTCGAGGTTTTCGCATACGAAGGCGGCAAAATCGTCACCAAAACGCTTCCGCCGGACTCGCCTGAAGTCCGCCGCTTCCTTGCGGACTTTCTCACCGCGCTCGATAAACACCTGGAGAGCAAAGGTTGGAAAACAATTTACCTGCAGCACGTGCTGGACGAAGCCCACGGCGACGAGATTCCTTATTACGGCAAGATCGCGACGCTCGTTCGGCGCTACCTGCCCGGAGTCGAGACCATTGACGCCATCGATGCCCAGCAGATTCCGGAAATCGTCCGCAGCGATTGCGACATCTGGGTGCCGCAACTGGGCAGATTTGACAACGCCGTGGACCTGCTGGAACAGAGGATCAAGAGCGGGCATCCCGTCTGGTATTACACCTGCCTTTACCCACGGGGAAGGTACACCAACCGCCTGATGGATTTCCCGCTGATTAAAACGCGGCTGCTGCCCTGGCTCGACTTTCGCTACAACTTCACGGGCTTCCTGCACTGGGGGGGAAATTACTGGACCCCCGACCCCATTCTTGACACGCAGCCCGTGATTGACAACAACACCGAACTGCTGCCCTCCGGCGATGCGTTTATTTACTATCCCAACCGGAAGCAGTTGACCTTTGACAGCTCAATCCGCATGGAAAGCTTCCTGGCCGGAATCGAAGACTACGAATTGCTGCAGCAACTGAAGGCCACAAATCCTTCTGAAGCCAATCGCCTGGCATCGACCGCCATGTCATCCTTTACGGACTACGTTCGTGATGCGGCCGCGTTCCGGAAGATCGAATCCGATCTCCTGACCGCCGCCTCCCAACCTTAG
- a CDS encoding cytochrome c3 family protein produces the protein MSRLLEMATFRGWNRIGFGLIAAGLFAACVSCSSGNRPQEKHPSYTTSGQFTVAHPNMQSAARDYFDQYPTHVEQPIAFTHKVHLKNGMQCTDCHKGVADGPDATIPNVQLCMTCHQVIATDKPEIKKVAAYQKKGELIPWQRVFWFYPSVHVKFRHAPHIRAGVDCATCHGDMRQETVAVRKAGLNMGFCVSCHRMRKAPTDCTTCHF, from the coding sequence ATGAGTCGACTGCTCGAGATGGCAACTTTCAGGGGGTGGAACAGGATTGGATTTGGCCTGATCGCAGCCGGCCTCTTTGCAGCTTGTGTTTCCTGCTCGAGTGGGAATCGGCCGCAGGAGAAACATCCTTCATACACGACCTCGGGGCAGTTCACCGTTGCTCACCCCAACATGCAGTCAGCGGCCAGGGACTACTTTGACCAATATCCGACGCACGTCGAGCAGCCAATCGCCTTCACTCACAAGGTGCATCTGAAGAATGGCATGCAGTGTACAGACTGCCACAAGGGCGTGGCTGACGGCCCGGACGCCACCATCCCCAATGTTCAGCTCTGCATGACCTGCCACCAGGTGATTGCAACTGACAAGCCGGAAATCAAGAAAGTGGCCGCCTATCAGAAAAAGGGTGAGCTGATTCCCTGGCAGCGCGTTTTCTGGTTCTACCCGTCGGTACATGTGAAGTTCCGGCACGCGCCCCACATCCGCGCGGGCGTTGATTGCGCAACGTGTCACGGCGACATGAGGCAGGAAACCGTCGCCGTACGCAAGGCAGGATTGAACATGGGTTTCTGCGTAAGCTGCCATCGGATGCGCAAGGCGCCGACGGATTGCACGACTTGTCATTTTTAG
- a CDS encoding molybdopterin-dependent oxidoreductase, whose amino-acid sequence MDRRNFLKISAVGSATAALDACGKPERQLIRFIPEEELIPGVAQWKPGVCTQCAAGCGLQVRVMEGEAEVTRKGQIGLMSMGLAKKLEGNAAHPVNRGKLCAWGQAGLQVTYNPDRIRFPLRRSGARGSGEYQEISWEEGIKELASHLPQPKTAGKPSAVAFLTAPLSGHRSVLIEKFLAAIGAPPAVEFEFFEQTVLRRANELSFGHHQLPTADLANANYLLSFGADFLGTWNSPVAQNVGYGTMRQGRPGQRGKFVQVEARMSQTGANADEWVYAKPGTEGLLALGIAHVILKENLRPAGSAGEAGGQIDGWSKGLPDYPPESVAKLTGVEAARIERLARELAAHPPAVVLIGGAPLAQTNGLASALAANALNALLGSVGKPGGVFFTPQPPMPDVASRKEGATVAALCEGILKGSSPVETLLVSNANPVFASPPAWRVREALEKVSFIASFGSFVDETSILADLVLPDHSYLESWVDSIPESGTTQAVASLAPPTMHPLHHTRAMPDVLLDVAQQLGGNAAKALPWKTYQEMLQAAFGALRSHPGSITAKSADDFWSEVQEKGGWWGAGSPSAPRATRKPSVAVKLSGPQFDGDAQEYPFNFLPYASMQFGDGRHANLPWMQEMPDAISTAMWSAWVEINPQTAERIGIRQGELLEVASQHGKLQAPALIAPGIAPDVVAMPVGQGHENYGRYASGRGANPVKILAPVAQAETGALAWASTRVKIARIGKPGKLVLFGSGLREWPREDRRR is encoded by the coding sequence ATGGACCGTCGCAATTTTCTTAAAATCTCGGCAGTGGGCAGCGCTACAGCGGCGCTCGATGCCTGCGGCAAACCGGAGCGCCAGCTCATTCGCTTTATCCCGGAAGAGGAGCTGATTCCAGGAGTTGCCCAGTGGAAGCCCGGGGTCTGCACGCAATGCGCAGCCGGATGCGGCCTTCAGGTGCGCGTGATGGAGGGCGAGGCTGAAGTAACCCGCAAGGGGCAGATCGGCCTGATGAGCATGGGGCTGGCCAAGAAGCTGGAAGGCAATGCCGCGCATCCTGTCAACCGGGGCAAGTTGTGCGCCTGGGGGCAGGCAGGCTTACAGGTGACTTACAATCCTGACCGCATACGATTTCCGTTGCGGCGCTCCGGGGCGCGCGGCTCGGGCGAATACCAGGAAATCAGTTGGGAAGAGGGAATCAAGGAACTGGCCTCGCACCTGCCGCAGCCGAAGACGGCGGGCAAGCCGTCGGCGGTTGCCTTCCTCACCGCGCCGCTTTCCGGTCACCGCTCGGTGCTGATTGAGAAGTTCCTTGCCGCGATCGGCGCCCCGCCGGCAGTCGAGTTTGAATTCTTCGAGCAGACGGTCCTGCGCCGTGCCAATGAATTGAGTTTCGGCCATCATCAGTTGCCGACCGCTGACCTCGCCAACGCAAATTACCTGCTCTCCTTTGGCGCGGATTTTCTCGGAACGTGGAATTCTCCCGTTGCGCAGAATGTGGGTTATGGGACTATGCGCCAGGGCCGGCCCGGGCAGCGCGGCAAGTTTGTGCAGGTGGAAGCGCGAATGTCGCAGACCGGCGCAAACGCTGACGAGTGGGTTTACGCGAAGCCGGGAACGGAAGGTCTGCTGGCCCTTGGCATCGCGCACGTGATTTTGAAAGAGAACCTGCGGCCCGCCGGAAGCGCCGGCGAAGCAGGAGGGCAGATCGATGGCTGGTCGAAAGGACTGCCGGACTATCCGCCCGAGTCCGTCGCAAAACTGACCGGGGTGGAAGCGGCGAGAATCGAGCGGCTGGCGCGTGAGCTGGCAGCGCATCCGCCGGCTGTTGTCCTGATTGGCGGCGCGCCGCTGGCCCAGACGAATGGCCTGGCCAGTGCGCTGGCGGCCAACGCGCTCAACGCGCTGCTGGGAAGCGTTGGTAAACCAGGGGGAGTATTCTTTACGCCACAGCCACCCATGCCGGACGTCGCGAGCCGCAAGGAGGGAGCAACTGTCGCAGCCCTCTGCGAAGGCATTCTGAAAGGGTCTTCGCCTGTTGAGACCCTGCTGGTCTCGAACGCCAATCCGGTTTTTGCCAGCCCGCCGGCGTGGCGAGTGCGGGAGGCGCTGGAGAAGGTTTCATTCATCGCAAGCTTTGGAAGCTTTGTAGATGAGACCAGCATTCTGGCGGATCTGGTCCTGCCGGACCATTCTTATCTTGAATCGTGGGTGGACAGCATTCCCGAATCGGGAACGACGCAGGCGGTCGCCAGCCTGGCGCCGCCGACGATGCATCCGCTGCACCACACGCGCGCCATGCCGGACGTTTTGCTGGACGTGGCGCAGCAACTGGGCGGGAATGCGGCCAAAGCATTGCCGTGGAAGACCTATCAGGAGATGCTCCAGGCGGCGTTCGGCGCGCTTCGCAGCCATCCGGGATCGATTACCGCAAAATCCGCCGACGACTTCTGGAGTGAGGTCCAGGAGAAGGGCGGCTGGTGGGGCGCAGGTTCGCCATCAGCACCGCGCGCGACGAGGAAACCGTCTGTGGCGGTTAAGCTGTCAGGGCCGCAGTTTGACGGCGACGCCCAGGAGTATCCTTTTAATTTTCTGCCCTACGCTTCCATGCAGTTTGGCGACGGTCGCCACGCAAACCTGCCGTGGATGCAGGAGATGCCGGACGCGATCTCGACCGCCATGTGGAGCGCCTGGGTGGAGATCAATCCGCAGACCGCTGAGCGGATAGGCATCCGGCAGGGCGAACTGCTGGAAGTGGCCTCGCAGCACGGCAAATTGCAGGCGCCGGCCCTGATCGCACCCGGGATTGCCCCCGACGTGGTGGCAATGCCGGTGGGCCAGGGGCATGAGAACTATGGCCGCTACGCCAGTGGCCGGGGCGCAAATCCTGTAAAAATTCTGGCCCCGGTGGCCCAGGCCGAAACGGGCGCGCTGGCATGGGCGTCAACGCGGGTGAAAATCGCGCGCATCGGCAAGCCGGGCAAGCTGGTCCTGTTTGGCAGCGGGCTGCGCGAGTGGCCGCGCGAAGACCGCCGGCGCTAG